One stretch of Rosistilla oblonga DNA includes these proteins:
- a CDS encoding carboxypeptidase-like regulatory domain-containing protein, which yields MRNTKLLKSVVTIVTCAAMIVPQPAMAAARATQVVDGIQVSSDIKNVRRGKTVALRGAIVDQSGKPVVGAPVVIAQQGNVVAELNTAADGRYQLADAAPGVYQVASYAGVQTIRLHAAGAPADSVDGVVQVIDNEGVARGQYCAGGASCQGCDQCRPKRFALLKKVATSPLTWTAVIAAAIAIPLALDDDDDAS from the coding sequence ATGCGAAATACAAAACTATTGAAGTCTGTTGTCACGATCGTGACATGTGCGGCGATGATCGTACCGCAGCCCGCCATGGCGGCGGCGCGAGCGACACAAGTTGTCGATGGTATCCAAGTTAGCTCGGATATCAAAAATGTACGTCGTGGAAAAACGGTTGCGCTTCGCGGTGCGATCGTCGACCAAAGTGGCAAGCCAGTTGTCGGGGCACCTGTGGTGATTGCCCAACAAGGCAATGTCGTCGCCGAGCTGAACACAGCAGCCGACGGTCGCTACCAATTGGCCGACGCAGCACCAGGCGTTTATCAAGTGGCTAGCTACGCTGGCGTTCAAACGATCCGCCTGCACGCGGCAGGTGCTCCTGCCGATTCGGTCGACGGAGTCGTTCAAGTGATCGACAACGAAGGCGTCGCACGCGGCCAATATTGTGCCGGTGGCGCCAGCTGCCAAGGCTGTGACCAATGCCGTCCAAAGCGTTTTGCTTTGTTGAAGAAGGTTGCTACCAGCCCGCTGACATGGACCGCTGTCATCGCTGCTGCGATCGCGATTCCTCTGGCATTGGACGATGACGACGACGCCAGCTGA